CTGGGAGTTGAGTGTCCTGAAGAAGCTTGGTCAGTTAGCCAGCAAGGACCCATTTGTCCTGTTGGAGAGGTTATTTGATTCAGGTTTTGGGAGAGTCACGGAAGAGCAGAGACTGTGCATGAGAACAGAGCGTGATGGGCGGCACTTCAGCCCCCTGAGAAAGGGGGTAGGGGGGCGGATGTGTGTTATGGATGGAAAGCTAGTTATTTCCCATGAAAGGGAGGCGCAGCACAGGAATTGAGATGGGTAGTGGCCAGCCCACTCATCTCAGAGGATTGAATGTTCCTGCATGACTGAAATTGTGACATATTTTCATACCTGAATTTCCTCATTGAGGAGGAGTACGTGCACAGAATGAAAGGAATCATGAAAgagtttatttctgaaaattgtttgGGAAATAAAGAACAAGACAATGGATAAAGGAGTCCCCATAAATCTGCATATAAGTCTTGAATTAATGCTTTGAATCCAGTCTTTAGTTACAGGGAGAGGAGTGGTCCCTTTTCCTTATAAATGATTAGTGTCCTACATAATTCAGTGCTAGCCTTTGGATGTTTGCACTGTTATGTACAGATGTGTACTCTGGCAATAAGCCATTGTCACTCACCCAGTGGCGAAGATCAAAATGTCAATCAGCTCCTCCTTTGCTGTGTACTCTGTCAATGAGAAGAGCTCctggtgaaaataaaaaggcgATGATCATGTTAACAAAATTTGAATTGCAGCATTATAGTTGAAGGGAATGAGCTGTGATTGCACATGCAGCTTTTATTCTTGCACTTCCCTCTTTTGAGCATTTAGAATTATCACTTCGTAACTTTGATGATAATagaggtattttttctttttattccaagAAGTCTTATGAAGAAACCATTATTTTATATGCATCTTTAACAAAGGATCTGCCCATTCATTCTTCAGCACCATTGCCCAGGTGCTATGGCTCTTACTGCATTCCTTGATAGCAAGGCTCTTAACCTATAAAGAGAAATGGCAGGAAAGGAATCGGGACATACAAAACGTTGTCAGGACATTGCCAGAGAAAGTCCAAATAGGTGCTCTCTTCTGATCTCAGAGCCTGGCTTTTTCCACAGATATCTGTAGCACAAGCTTGTCCTTACGTTAGGTTATTCTTGTTCTTGTATTATTTTGGCAGATTAGCTGCTGATAAACAGTGACTTTTTAGAAGTCTGTCTGCCAAGCTTAAGTAAGAATGAGACCGGAAAGATGCTTCCCTTCCTGAGAGTCCTTCTCCCAGATGAACTTTAATAAGGTATCATAAAGAAAAGGTTTcagagttttggggtttttttgagaaagattACAAGAATCATAGGAAACACTAGAAAACTAAACATTGTTTATCCCTACTGCCCCTATAATTTAACTTTCCACAATAAAAAAGATCCCCAAAATAAGAGTTACTTTCAGATTTAGCTGAAAGTCATGAGATGATCCTGTTTTTACGTTCCTGCGAACATGCAGCTGTGCTACAGTCTGCTTATTCTCTGCAAATTCTTGAAACTATGCTCTGTGCAAATAGAAGTTTTCAGTCAGCTCTTGTGCTGTATGCAGACTGCTATGGGAAGTATGCTACttgtcattaaataaaaaaatgaaggaacacTAAAGCAGGAATAATTAACTTTATTGTATCTTTTAGGcttttttgtttacttctgtGTTTATTCTTTGTGTATAGAAAAACACTGGCTTAAAAAGTGTCAGTACAGCTTAAGTTACAGGATGATGCTGCTGTTTCCCAgtgaaaaattacaatttttttaaaaggtaaaccAGGGTAGAACATTGAAAGGTAAAGCCAAAGGGTTATTTACCTGAGTCGTGTATCTGGGTTTGCTTAAGATTAGAAGtaaattttcaaatgcaaaactgACATGGTACAATAAAATACTATCCTTGCCAAATTTTCCagtagaaatacagaatttgttGATTTCTAAACAGCCTAGATAATGCCTGGTAGTTCTTATTACTTTGATATCCTGCAGTAACTCTTACTtagcaaaataaactttcttgcttttcttctccaataATAAATTACCATACTGaaaaaacttgatttttcaaGAGATGGTTAGCTTATTTCCTTATATTTAGAACCATTCTACTGTCCCTAAATAAATGTACTGGACTTCAGTTGCAGCTGATAAGTGAGTTTGTTCATTCCGCATGTTGTATATGTTGAATAAACTCTGGAGAATCTCACTAgttgaagatgatgataattatttttccctttccagaaaaaagaaTGTGTCCTTCTCAGCCAAAGAACTGGAAGgaataaacattattttgtcATTTGACTTTTGATTCTTTCCACAGACATAACTCTGAAGGGTGAGGAAAAACTGATGTGAATGCTGTTGATCTAGTGCTTTCTGAAAGCATCACAGGGCTTCTTTACATTGTCTGGGTAGTATTGTGATGCCTGCTAAGTTCTGGAGTTTGTTGGCTGTGTTTAGGGATGCCAAGAATGTGGCTGCCTCCTCCAGTCCCAGGactccctcctgcctggcagctgGTGCCCACCCGGGTACCCAGGTCTCCTCTCGGAGCCGAGGGACGTGGCTGCAGCTTTCCCCAGGGCTGGTTGAACCCGTGTGAGAGCTGAGCAGGTATCCCAGCACCACGCAGGCAGGGCGCTGACGCGGCCGTCGCACAGGTTGCCACGGACCAGGTGCTGCCTTCAACAGCACCCACGTAAACGTAGACATAGCCAAGTCCCCTCCTGCTCATCGTCTGGCAGAGACAGGAGGTCACTAGGCATGGCATGTGTCCAGACACCTGTCCCCACCGCCCCCCATTTTAAACGTGAGCAGCCCAAACTTTTATACCCCTTTCTGCCTGTTCCCCTTTTGTTCCTCCCTGTTCCCTAACCCTTCACAGTCCCTCATCAGATTGCGTAGTCCCACCAATGCCCCCCAGACATCCTGGCTCCCCAGGTGTGCATCCTTATCAAGTTGCAAAGTTCTGTTTGCCTGCAGTTTTTTTGATAGCCCACCAGTTAGTGTATCTGATGAGGTGCggtttttcctgtctctttctCCATTACGCTTTCCTGTCAGGTTTGTGTCTatatattttgttccttttcttattgttcctttttgtgctgaaaaaagTCATTGCCCAGATACAAAGGAGCAGACACTCTCCTCCCGCACACCCTTACAGATTGTGTTTAGACACATTATAGCAAAGAGTAGCTATGAGGTCTTTGTGAATATACCCTCTCAAGGTTAGATAGCAGCATCAAGAAACTGCTAGCTGCTTCTTGCCACTAAAAttgagaattttaattttttttttctttcttatcagATAGCTTTGATTACCAAATAGAAGTGGAGTTGTTCCACCAGTGTGAAAGAGTTAAGAAAATACCCTCCAAACAGATCCTGGCTTTAACAGAGGGGCCTGATGGTACAGTCATTAAAGTAGAGAACATTTTTCTAGAAGTTAGTGGGAGTCTTCAGTGTCTTGGAGAGTTTCACAGGCCTTGGGAGGAAAGCCATAGATTCCCATGAACTACATGATATTTGCTATTTAAATTAAAGCTAAGGTTTTCAGCAGTGTCACTGTATCACCGTGAGTCCTTGAAGACGAGACACAAGGAAAAAACTTACTGTCCTTCTCCATCACTCTGTGCATGCTAtgctatttctttgttttgtttttgaagttgTGACATGCATTAGTATACTCTAAACACtcttgtgtttatatttttcaggtCAAAAGGTGTGCTATGGTGACTTCAAGCGCTCTTGTTACAAGTTAGCTTATTTCCAGGACTTGTCTAGACGTGTGGGCTTTCAGGAGGCCCGCCAAGCTTGTGAAATTGATGGTGGGGCTTTACTGAGCTTGGAAAGCGAAGCTGAGCAGCAACTGATAGAAAACATGTTACAAAACCTCACGAAATCTGGCTCCGGGATTTCTGATGGTGATTTCTGGATTGGGCTGTGGAGAAGTGGCGATGGACTAGCCACTTCAAGTGCTTGCCCTGACCTCTACCAGTGGGCTGATGGAAGTATTTCACCATTCAGGTAAGCCTGTAAAACTGCTTATTGAGAAAGGTTCATGGAAAGAAACGGAGAGTGAAATGCCTGGCAAGTCAAGTCTTCTATAAAGAAGCTTGAAGACTTGCTGTCCCATGAAGTTCGTAGCATCCCTCCTTGACTTCCCCAAATAAAGGGAAACTAGCAACCACGGTTTTGAATTTGAAGCTGTAAAAGAATGATAGTGTGGCTTCAGCCTACTATTTTCTTTGCTCCCATCTCATGAATTTGCCTCTATATGGCTTTTGGAGGTTTTTATGTCCCACGTAGAGGATTTAGGATGTGGTCTGAAAGCAGGCAGACAAATTCTGCAGGACTCTGGCCACCTCAAATCAGGGAGCCAGCCAGCAATAAATTAATGTGTGTTACTTGGTGTAAATTGTCCAGTTTCTACCCTGTCTTTTGATTAAGCCAAaggccagaggagcagcagctcacaAGACTCAGGACAACAGGACAGGTAAGAGTCAGAtaggaaggaaaacaggtaACAGCAGTATAGTGTTATTTCTACACGGGTGCTTTGACAGGTCAGATTGCTTTTTACAATCCAGAGATGTGGGAGCTCAGACCCTAAACGCCTTTCACAGAAGAGTTGTGGGAAATGCAGCATATCTTTGAAGAGGATGGGGCCGTTTGGGTTCACGTTTTCATTGATGTAAACTCCTTTCCTTGGCATCCTGAGGAATCTTACCttcaaaatctgaaagtttttttttatgTACCACTAGAAATTGGTATACAGATGAGCCTTCCTGTGGAAGTGAAGCCTGTGTTGTGATGTATCATCAGCCAACTGCAAACCCTGGCCTGGGAGGGCCATACCTTTATCAGTGGAATGATGATAGATGCAACATGAAGCACAATTTTATCTGCAAGTATGGCCCAGGTAGGTGAAACTAAAGTTATATTTCATGGGTGGGATGCTTTCTTAGAAAAACAATTGCCTCTTGTTTTGTGAGGAAATCTACAAGTGTCTTGTGGCCACTGCATTAGACCTCCTTGTGGTATTGATTCCTTTGGTGTGTGAGTGGCTGAGCTGACATTAACAAGGGATGTAATATATCATGTCTAGTGATAATTTAAATAAACCTACCTGTATCTGATAAGAATGTTTTCAAGGTTAGCTTCACTATCAGCATTCCCAGTTTTAGTTTGATTTATCTCATTCAAGAGTTATTTTATTCTCCACAAAGTGTTTTAAGTGGCCATTTTCTACTTCCCTCGCTCGCTATCAAGTTGGATGACCAAGACATCTCTTGATCCTATGGTAAAAAAAATGCGCTGCCCTTGTAGTTGCAGATCTCTGACATTTTATACCAGTTTATGTGTGGTGGCTGTTTCTAAAAGTTTTGCCTTAAAGAAATAGAATAGAAGTCcagaacagcaggaagaaaattctgcatTCATGCCTGTAGATttatagaaatgaaaagcagatgcaCACTAGTTCAGATGGTGACAGAAAAAGACTCATCTTAGGCAATTTGGCTGTACTTCCAGACATGACATAGGTTCTGTATATGTCAGTAGAGGAAACATTAACTATAAACTAGAAAATTgtgcaaacagaaaagggacGTGAAAAGTAAACTTTCAAGTTGAATAATACAACTTTCAAGTTGTAATAATTTCTACTTTTGGTGGTAGTTACTCtaaaggaaaacatgtttttcagcaggatcatgcaaatattttcaaataatttatggtatgtctgcttttcaaaaactaATCTAAAAGTCAGAATGCATATGAAATCCTACTCTTAGCAGCTATTTTCTTAGCTAATTCTGCGGTTTCCTACCTGCTTTCTCTGTGCTCATGATCTAGCAATAATGACACTCTTTGTAGAGATCCATCTGTCTGTAGAGATTCaggctgttttcttcctcagttttgGTGGATAGCTAGCTTTCTCACTGTCTGATATCTTAGTGGGGATATTAATGGCAATTAATATTGCaagcaaatattaaatacttGGAAGGCTTGATATACGCACACATTTCACCCCCACCTCCCAAATCTGTTCCTGCTTCTAATATTATTGGCTACTATCACAGTGTTATGGTGATCAGTTATCATGGTCACACAGGCCATTCAAGGTACTGTGACATATacaattttattacttttacaACTGATgacaattattttgaaataaggtaacagaataaaaatggtttaagttgttaaaataacatatttatGTCAGAAAGTACAAGTTTGATTAAAAGGGTTCAGTTTCAAGTATATTTCATatctttaaaaccaaacaaatttaagttaaatatttattctgtaataGTGAACTACAAGCTTTCTAGTTGTGATGTGATAAAGAATTTGGTTTTTTCTATTACTTTCACCACCTGAAAAAATGCCAAGTATTTGGGATtggcagaaaacaaagtgataACAGTAATAATGAAgatgattttatatttctttcactATGTAGAAACAGATTACTAGTGTATAATGAGGCATATAGTAAGGCAAACAATATATAGGTAGATTATTATTAGGATTGATATTGCTATGCAGCTAAATACAGTACTGCTGAATTGTAGCTATTTACTTTTTAAGCTGTTGGAATTGTGCTCTTTAGCAAAACACACTCTTCTCcagcaatgtatttttcaaCCACCTGAGAAGAAAAGTAGATgcataaatgtatataaataggTATATGACATTTCTTTCACTGCCTGAAGAAAGTACAACAGTGTTTGTAGGAAAATTACATATGCTATCTAAAAGCTAGTGAGACTTACAAAtgaccttttttctcccccagatCACTGTAATAGCTTCAACGTCAGCCATTTGCAACACAAAATACATCCATTTTACCAGGACAATTGAAGTGCCACATGCATATTGATTTTCACTTTGTTATCTGAGTACATTGTTTTTCACAACTTTCCTGTCTGGTTTGAGTATCTGGTGTATGATACCAGTCGTAGGCCAAAATGCAGAGGTTATAGGTGACCCTGATGAAGCTGCATCTGATTGTATCAGCAGCAAGGTCAGGGCTGCGCTTATTAGGTGGTCTTACTCAAGCAGCAACTACATTTCTGGTAGTCACTTTCATTTTGCTAAGCCCTTTTCATAGTATCTCCCTTGACAGCATTTACTGTTGCAGTGTGCAGTCTGGCTTTAGATCATATTGATCATTCAGTGATCTTAAATTTAATTATAGGTTGGTAATTGCAACCACATTTAGTTCCTGTCCCGCTCCTGTAGGTTTGATTATGCaatcaaattaaaaactcatctccttttctgctgtctAGAGCCAGCAACTCACCTCTTTGTGGTATTTTGATATCTTTCTTTATATATGGTCAAACATATCCAGTTTTTACCAGAGTAGATGAAATAATTGCCTTTGTTCTAGTAGGCTTTATTGCTTCTTCAGTTTCTCCCAGCGTTTTGTGTTTATCAGGACACTCGGAACTGCAGGCTCATAGCACTGCTATATTAATATAATCTTATGATAAATGAATGCTATTCAAACAATCATGCAGATTCCACTCCTGTGCCCATCCTTTCAATATGAGGTAATTATTTCTATAATCTTTGTAAACTCTTAGTTGTAACAATAGCCATAGGTAAACTTGCAAGCCTCTACAATACTCATAGCTCAAAGCCATGAATTGGTTCTCCAGTTTCTGATGCATTACAAGAAATACGACACTATTGTTCctcttttaataatttcactTCCTTATGTGATGTATTAGGACCCACTGCCCATGATTTGTATTTTAGAGCTGCCTGTTGCAAAACCAAACTACATGAAGCTCACATCTAACCTCAAAAActtgtgctgctttgttttgcttcatagCCAACATTCTGTAAGCATTAGTCTGGAAATGAGAATAAGATTTAAGTGTTAATCAAGAACGCTTTCTCTCTTGCATTGTTTTAGGATTGTCTGCACAGATGAAACTTTGAACGTGTTAGGAGTTTTATTCAGCATAAGAAATTACGGGATTTAGTGATTTAGCCAGTAACCTAGCGGAAGCCACCAAGAATTGGAACTAGAATAAACTATAGCCCTTTTCTAAGGAGCAAAAAAGTATGAACTAGAAGTGATTTGACTCTAGTTTGCAAATAGCCTTTGGAAAGAAGATTAAATGCTGAAGAATTAAGCAATTATTCAGAGAATGTATCTATTTCTGTGGTACTGCatgcaaaataatgaaagcatCTGTTTATTacacatatttttcattcttcaacAATTGATTTCAGATATTGATTTAACAGATGTCATCTTAGAAAAAGAATTAGGAGACAGAGCAGAACCAGATTACGGTAAGAAATTTGGAAACATTAAATTGAGTTGCAATGATAAATACGTAAATGTAAGGGTAACTTACAAGAACCTCCAAAATTACTCAGTTTAACAGGCATCGTTTAGAACTGGAACATAGGAAAATTAATCCTTTAGAGAGCAATAACTACAAATATATGGCTGTTGTTCAGATTTCAGCTCATAATTCTTGTTCCAGATGTAATCCcaattttgcaataaaatccTGTTTACATGTTTATATCCAGCAGTTTAATCAATCCtgaaaaagttcatttttccaATATTAATTAAGATGTAGTTActgttaatttatttaacaACATAACAGCCATATTTTGCACTCACTATTTTCCTCAAACGTATGATAttcttttcaggtatttttccaACGGTGCCAGCAGGAAATCCTCATGACACAAGCAAACCAGAAGATCAGTATCATGTTATTGCTACTGAAACAGGTAATGTGTTCATATGAATTGAGTGTTCTGGTAAAAGTATTAACAGTGAACTCAGTTAAATTAATCTTTAACAATTTCCATTATTGTCAGTGGGAGGAAGCAGTCTATTTCCCCAGGAAGTGCCCTGAAAAAGTATACTTTCGAATAACATTTCAAGAGTTTTAGTCAGTCCTCTTTGTAACTgtggaaacaaattatttccatgtCTCCCCAAACTTTGATCCAAATCTACAGTTTAGCAGTCCTTGAAATCTGCACCGTTCTCGCTGACCCTGGTGAGTCTCTGTCATGACGCAAGATTTCACCAGCGTTCACCCAGCTGTGGAGCATCTCCTTCTAGGCTGTGTAACCAGTGCCttgcctctctcctcctcctcctgaccTCTTCCCCAACACATGTAGCAAGCATATATTATCTCTTATAGCTGATACCTGGGGCTCTCAAACAAAACGGATCTTTCCTAACTGATAGGGCGTGAATTTTGCAGTTATCTGCAGAATAAGCATTGTGCCATAGCTCCCTCAAGTACTGCGTGTTTTAAGGAACAGTTAAAGTTAAGTAAAGTTAACGAGTTGTTAAATGCTTTGTTGAGGTTTCTAGCAGAGATGGCTCTTGATATTTAGAAAATGGATACCCACTGCCTCAGGGCTTTCTGTAATGCTCCTAGCTACTTCATTTCACAACTTATGTCCTGAACAGAGTCCTGCAGTTCATGAAGTGTTGTAACATGACCTTAATTCAAAGAATTGAACATCTCTGAGGAGCAACTCAGGATCTTACAAGATTACAGCATGGGGTTACGGAAAGCTGGTGGTCCCTTTCCATGCTTGTTGGCTGGATTTGAGCCATTTTCCTAACCGATATTCCCATTGTTTGTAACTCCAGAAGAATGGATATACTgatgaactgtattttaaaatcaatattattatttatagaaACAATGTGAAGACTCTGTATCTAAAACTTGTAAAGAAACCCAACCTGAATATTCACATTTATTCTTGCTACTGAAAATATGCTCAAAAGA
This sequence is a window from Balearica regulorum gibbericeps isolate bBalReg1 chromosome 1, bBalReg1.pri, whole genome shotgun sequence. Protein-coding genes within it:
- the CHODL gene encoding chondrolectin isoform X2; translated protein: MGSGGGLGLAAVLAAAVLCGPGGLAGRVLSGQKVCYGDFKRSCYKLAYFQDLSRRVGFQEARQACEIDGGALLSLESEAEQQLIENMLQNLTKSGSGISDGDFWIGLWRSGDGLATSSACPDLYQWADGSISPFRNWYTDEPSCGSEACVVMYHQPTANPGLGGPYLYQWNDDRCNMKHNFICKYGPGIFPTVPAGNPHDTSKPEDQYHVIATETGIIPNLIYVVIPTIPLLLLILVAFGTCCFQMLHKSKGRTKTSPNQSTLWISKTPRKDSSMEV
- the CHODL gene encoding chondrolectin isoform X1; the protein is MGSGGGLGLAAVLAAAVLCGPGGLAGRVLSGQKVCYGDFKRSCYKLAYFQDLSRRVGFQEARQACEIDGGALLSLESEAEQQLIENMLQNLTKSGSGISDGDFWIGLWRSGDGLATSSACPDLYQWADGSISPFRNWYTDEPSCGSEACVVMYHQPTANPGLGGPYLYQWNDDRCNMKHNFICKYGPDVILEKELGDRAEPDYGIFPTVPAGNPHDTSKPEDQYHVIATETGIIPNLIYVVIPTIPLLLLILVAFGTCCFQMLHKSKGRTKTSPNQSTLWISKTPRKDSSMEV